In Spinacia oleracea cultivar Varoflay chromosome 5, BTI_SOV_V1, whole genome shotgun sequence, a single window of DNA contains:
- the LOC110785996 gene encoding omega-hydroxypalmitate O-feruloyl transferase → MGSAVCDGKFELEIKKDEPTRVPPLEETEKGHYFMCNLDQNIAVIMRTIYLYKSPEKGNKDAAKVVRESLSKALVHFYPLAGRLTISSEGKLIVDCTGEGPLFVEAEANCSVLKLVGIASGDPMVLKNLVYEVPGAKNIIETPIFTVQVTKFSCGAFAVGIAMNHCMADGISAVEFINSWGEIARGLPLSIPPSLDRTILKARDPPQIEFPHNEFLDIEDISNTHELYEEEMMYKAFPFNTEKLVRLKEKALEGGVLSKCTTFEALTALVWRARCKSLKMHPDQQTKLLFAVDGRSRFNPELPKGFFGNGIVLTNALCKAGDLMESPFSHVVELVQGAVKLVTDSYMRSAIDYFEMKRARPSMNGTLLVTAWSRLAFHSPNFGWGETIYTGPVGVPEKEVVLFLPSGEDRRSLNVHLGMPVSAMNIFEEEIMKI, encoded by the exons ATGGGGAGTGCTGTTTGTGATGGAAAATTCGAGCTGGAGATTAAGAAAGATGAGCCAACAAGAGTTCCACCATTGGAGGAAACAGAGAAAGGACATTACTTCATGTGTAACTTAGACCAAAACATAGCTGTTATAATGAGGACAATTTACCTGTACAAGTCACCAGAGAAGGGAAATAAAGATGCTGCAAAAGTTGTCAGAGAATCGCTGTCTAAGGCTCTTGTTCATTTCTACCCTCTTGCAGGGAGGCTGACAATCAGTTCGGAGGGTAAGTTGATTGTTGATTGCACTGGAGAAGGGCCGCTTTTTGTCGAGGCAGAGGCGAATTGTTCAGTGTTAAAGCTGGTGGGCATAGCTAGTGGTGATCCTATGGTGCTAAAGAACCTTGTTTATGAAGTTCCTGGTGCTAAAAATATCATTGAGACTCCTATCTTTACTGTTCAG GTGACAAAGTTCAGCTGTGGAGCCTTTGCAGTAGGCATAGCCATGAACCATTGTATGGCTGATGGAATTTCTGCAGTAGAGTTCATTAACTCATGGGGTGAAATAGCGCGAGGATTACCCTTAAGCATCCCTCCATCTTTAGACAGAACGATCCTCAAGGCACGTGATCCACCACAGATCGAATTCCCCCATAACGAATTTCTTGATATTGAAGATATATCAAACACACATGAGCTTTACGAAGAAGAAATGATGTACAAAGCCTTTCCTTTCAACACTGAGAAGCTAGTGAGACTCAAGGAAAAAGCTTTAGAAGGTGGAGTTTTGAGCAAGTGCACTACTTTTGAGGCATTAACAGCCTTAGTCTGGAGAGCTCGATGTAAATCCCTGAAAATGCATCCTGATCAGCAAACAAAGCTCCTGTTTGCAGTTGATGGACGGTCTAGATTTAACCCTGAGCTGCCTAAGGGTTTCTTTGGTAATGGGATTGTTCTGACTAACGCGTTGTGCAAAGCAGGGGACCTCATGGAGAGCCCTTTCTCACACGTGGTGGAGTTAGTTCAAGGAGCAGTTAAGTTAGTTACTGACAGTTACATGAGGTCTGCCATAGACTACTTTGAGATGAAAAGGGCTAGGCCATCTATGAACGGTACACTACTGGTAACAGCTTGGTCTAGACTTGCTTTTCATTCCCCCAACTTTGGATGGGGAGAGACCATTTACACTGGACCTGTTGGCGTGCCTGAAAAAGAAGTGGTGTTGTTTCTTCCTAGTGGAGAAGATCGGagaagcttaaatgtgcatctTGGGATGCCGGTTTCTGCTATGAACATCTTTGAAGAAGAAATAATGAAGATTTAA